In Lentibacillus sp. JNUCC-1, the genomic window TGACCGGTATCAACATTTGAATTTTGTGCAGATACGTCACTATGTGCATAAGCTACATCAGTGAAATCCTGAATAATCGGATCATCCTGCACAGCTTCTGCTGTTGCGGGCAGCTCTTTTTCGTCTGGAACATCAAGTGCTGCTTCTTCTTTCTTCAATTTCCGCTCTTCACGAGATGATTTTATTTTCCCGCTCAACGAAGTGAGATAGTTTTTAAGTTTAAGAGACAGTTTGCCGAAAAAATCCCCCAATGAAAACTCAGTAAGGAAAATCAGACCGACCAAAACTGTGAAAACTGAAACGATTTTAGCACCCGTCAATGAAAACAAATAATAAGAGAACGCAAATAATATGGCACCAATCATGCCGCCCCCAGTCTGAGACCCTGTCCCTTCTCCTTGTACGAAAGCTATGAAATTGGTCCATGTTGCTTTTAATATCGATGTATCGTCACTCGTCAGTAGCAAGCGATCAAAGGTCTGGATGTGGGTAAACAGCAATGTTCCGAAAAATACAATCAAAAACCCAATCATTTTTTTATGCTTAAAATCAGGATATCTTCTTTTGACTAGTAATGTTATCCCAAAAATCAATAAAAATACTGAAGCAACAAAATACCAGATCCCTAAAAAGAATCGGAAAATGTGCTCAAGACCGCCTGGTATGACGCCATCACTAATGGCACTTGCTCCACTGCCGAATATCGCTAGGAAAATAAATAATAGACCAAGCAGTTCAAATTTTACTTGCTTTTTTAGTGTGCCTTTTTCTTGCGGCGTTTCTTTTTCGCCATTGTAACTTCACCTCTGCTCGCGTAACCTTTTCATTGAAAACAAACCCCTGTCATTTTGACAAGGGGGCATGTCCAGCCAATGATATCCATTATATCATAGATTTAGCATATTTACGGCTTATTTATGATCGTTCCAGGGAGAAATGACCCATCGAGAAAATCGTTTGGATCTGTTGATAGCAGCTGTAAAACAAGATAAGACCCATCGTCCTGCTTCTCTGTATAACATGTTCGACCCTGATGGGATAGAAAAGCTCGCTTGGCCATCGCCTTTTCATCTGCAGGGAAAATGTCCGTTTCAGATAGAGGGGTATAAAGAATCACTGGATCACTCCCTTTGATTTCGTCATAAGTTCATTTACCTTTTCCATGGCTTCTTTAACGCCACCAATGCCATCAATAAGGCCATATTTAACAGCATCTTTGCCGATCACATTTGTTCCGATATCCCGTGTTAGATTACCTCTTGCGAACATCAGTTCTTTAAATTTCTCTTCTTCAATTTTCGAATGCGTCGTAACAAAATCAATCACTCTATCCTGCATTTTATCAAGGTATTCAAAAGTCTGCGGAACCCCAATCACCAGGCCGGTTAAGCGAATTGGATGAATTGTCATTGTGGCCGTGGGGGCAACATAGGAATAGTCAGCAGCAACAGCAATAGGAACGCCTATAGAATGACCTCCCCAAGAACAATAGATACAGTTGGTTTTGATATGGAAGCAATCATTTCAGATAATGCCAACCCGGCTTCGACATCACCGCCTACTGTATTTAGCAAAATGATTAATCCTTCAATTTTGGGGTTTTGTTCAATGGCAATCAGTTGAGGCAAAAGATGTTCATATTTGGTTGTTTTATTTTGTGGCGGAAGTTGAACATGTCCCTCTACTTGCCCGATAATTGACAAAACATGAATGTTTGAATCAGGCGCCTGAGCTACATTCGATTGCCCCAATTGTTGAATCTTTTGTACAAGTGAGGATGACCCTTCTTGTGACTCTTTGTTGTCGTCATTTTTGTTCGGTTTCTCTTCTGTCATAAAATCATGCCTCCAGTTATCTTCATATTAATATTAGTATGGACCGAATAACCCGTGAAAATACAATGGAACCAAGAGACCTTAAATGGTTTCCTGGTTCCAAAATGAATTGAGCTTATTTTAAAGCTGTAATGAAGGCAGTAATTCTCTTAAGTCCTTTGTTTCTTGCTGGGATAAATTTTTTAATGGTAATCTTACAGGACCTGCAGAAAGGCCCA contains:
- a CDS encoding YlzJ-like family protein; translated protein: MILYTPLSETDIFPADEKAMAKRAFLSHQGRTCYTEKQDDGSYLVLQLLSTDPNDFLDGSFLPGTIINKP